In the genome of Drosophila pseudoobscura strain MV-25-SWS-2005 chromosome 3, UCI_Dpse_MV25, whole genome shotgun sequence, one region contains:
- the Aldh-III gene encoding aldehyde dehydrogenase, dimeric NADP-preferring isoform X5 codes for MGDNVTKPFDSDSDHSNVAKDRTTSTVIDIEPETESESPSVPTPASTSLFQSESDIMANFDDTLQRARLAFASGKTRNVSFRRKQLENLLRCYEENECDIISALEADLRRPKQESLIVETEFMKNDIKHILYHLSDWVKAEKPSKSIINVMDDVQIYNDPFGVVLVIGAWNYPLQLLLVPVASAIAAGNCVVIKPSEIAANCAKFIAEVIPKYLDNDCYPVVCGGPSETAELLKQRFDYIFYTGSTRVGKIIHAAANQHLTPTTLELGGKSPCYIDKSVELRTAVKRILWGKLINCGQTCIAPDYILCSKEMQDKFVAEAKDVLKEWYGDNIQSSPDLSRVINSGNFQRLLGLMKSGRIAVGGKYDASERYIEPTILVDVKPHDPIMEEEIFGPILPIYTVESAYDAIKFINARESPLVLYIFTSETEVQNLFVNGTQSGGMCVNDTIMHYAVDVLPFGGVGMSGMGSYHGKYGFDTFTHKKSCLGKDLSAFGEKLASARYPPYSDRKGSFLSFLLRKRRPLPNFYLTHVLAIGLGVGLTVLANYYLQGKLLSR; via the exons ATGGGGGACAATGTGACAAAGCCATTCGACAGCGACAGTGATCATTCTAATG TTGCTAAAGATCGGACGACATCGACGGTGATTGATATTG AACCAGAAACTGAAAGCGAATCCCCCAGCGTCCCCACACCCGCATCTACATCACTGTTCCAATCCGAGTCCGACATAATGGCCAATTTCGACGAT ACGTTGCAACGCGCCCGCCTCGCATTCGCCAGCGGCAAGACCAGGAACGTAAGCTTTCG TCGCAAGCAGCTGGAGAATCTGCTGCGTTGCTATGAGGAGAACGAGTGCGACATTATTAGTGCCTTGGAGGCGGATCTGCGCCGCCCCAAGCAGGAGAGTCTGATCGTGGAGACCGAATTCATGAAGAACGACATCAAGCACATTCTGTACCATCTAAGTGATTGGGTCAAGGCAGAGAAG CCCTCTAAGTCGATCATTAATGTGATGGACGATGTGCAGATCTATAACGATCCCTTTGGCGTTGTCCTAGTGATTGGTGCCTGGAATTATccgttgcagttgctgctTGTCCCCGTGGCCTCTGCCATTGCCGCCGGTAACTGCGTGGTGATCAAGCCCAGCGAGATCGCCGCCAACTGCGCCAAGTTTATTGCCGAAGTCATTCCAAAATATCTCGACAAT GATTGCTATCCAGTGGTCTGCGGTGGACCCAGCGAAACGGCTGAGCTGCTCAAACAGCGCTTCGACTACATCTTCTACACGGGCTCCACCCGCGTCGGCAAAATCATTCATGCGGCGGCCAACCAGCACCTGACGCCCACAACCCTGGAGCTAGGCGGCAAGAG TCCTTGCTACATTGACAAGTCGGTGGAGCTGCGCACAGCTGTCAAGCGTATCCTGTGGGGCAAGCTAATAAACTGCGGCCAAACCTGCATTGCCCCCGACTACATCCTCTGCTCGAAGGAGATGCAGGACAAGTTCGTGGCCGAAGCCAAGGACGTGCTCAAAGAGTGGTACGGCGATAACATTCAGAGCAGCCCCGACCTGAGCCGTGTCATCAACAGCGGCAATTTCCA GCGCCTGCTTGGGCTAATGAAGTCGGGACGCATCGCTGTGGGCGGTAAGTACGATGCCAGCGAGCGTTACATTGAGCCCACAATCCTGGTCGATGTCAAGCCCCACGACCCCATTATGGAAGAGGAGATCTTCGGCCCTATCTTGCCCATCTATACCGTGGAGAGTGCCTACGATGCAATCAAGTTCATCAATGCCAG AGAGAGTCCACTTGTCCTGTATATTTTCACATCGGAAACAGAGGTTCAAAATCTGTTCGTAAACGGCACACAATCGGGCGGAATGTGCGTGAATGACACGATAATGCATTATGCCG TTGATGTGCTGCCCTTCGGGGGCGTTGGCATGAGCGGCATGGGCTCCTACCACGGAAAGTACGGCTTTGATACCTTTACACACAAGAAGTCGTGTCTGGGCAAAGATCTGTCGGCGTTCGGTGAGAAGTTGGCCTC AGCTCGCTATCCCCCGTACTCAGATCGCAAGGGATCGTTCCTGTCGTTCCTGCTGCGCAAGCGCCGACCTCTGCCCAATTTCTATCTGACGCATGTGCTGGCCATCGGCCTGGGCGTAGGTCTGACAGTGCTGGCCAACTATTACCTACAG GGTAAGCTGTTGTCGCGTTAG
- the Aldh-III gene encoding aldehyde dehydrogenase, dimeric NADP-preferring isoform X8, giving the protein MANFDDTLQRARLAFASGKTRNVSFRRKQLENLLRCYEENECDIISALEADLRRPKQESLIVETEFMKNDIKHILYHLSDWVKAEKPSKSIINVMDDVQIYNDPFGVVLVIGAWNYPLQLLLVPVASAIAAGNCVVIKPSEIAANCAKFIAEVIPKYLDNDCYPVVCGGPSETAELLKQRFDYIFYTGSTRVGKIIHAAANQHLTPTTLELGGKSPCYIDKSVELRTAVKRILWGKLINCGQTCIAPDYILCSKEMQDKFVAEAKDVLKEWYGDNIQSSPDLSRVINSGNFQRLLGLMKSGRIAVGGKYDASERYIEPTILVDVKPHDPIMEEEIFGPILPIYTVESAYDAIKFINAREKPLVIYVFSNSNKLVKEFKSNTTSGGFCSNETIMHCGVDVLPFGGVGMSGMGSYHGKYGFDTFTHKKSCLGKDLSAFGEKLASARYPPYSDRKGSFLSFLLRKRRPLPNFYLTHVLAIGLGVGLTVLANYYLQVRKGKLLSR; this is encoded by the exons ATGGCCAATTTCGACGAT ACGTTGCAACGCGCCCGCCTCGCATTCGCCAGCGGCAAGACCAGGAACGTAAGCTTTCG TCGCAAGCAGCTGGAGAATCTGCTGCGTTGCTATGAGGAGAACGAGTGCGACATTATTAGTGCCTTGGAGGCGGATCTGCGCCGCCCCAAGCAGGAGAGTCTGATCGTGGAGACCGAATTCATGAAGAACGACATCAAGCACATTCTGTACCATCTAAGTGATTGGGTCAAGGCAGAGAAG CCCTCTAAGTCGATCATTAATGTGATGGACGATGTGCAGATCTATAACGATCCCTTTGGCGTTGTCCTAGTGATTGGTGCCTGGAATTATccgttgcagttgctgctTGTCCCCGTGGCCTCTGCCATTGCCGCCGGTAACTGCGTGGTGATCAAGCCCAGCGAGATCGCCGCCAACTGCGCCAAGTTTATTGCCGAAGTCATTCCAAAATATCTCGACAAT GATTGCTATCCAGTGGTCTGCGGTGGACCCAGCGAAACGGCTGAGCTGCTCAAACAGCGCTTCGACTACATCTTCTACACGGGCTCCACCCGCGTCGGCAAAATCATTCATGCGGCGGCCAACCAGCACCTGACGCCCACAACCCTGGAGCTAGGCGGCAAGAG TCCTTGCTACATTGACAAGTCGGTGGAGCTGCGCACAGCTGTCAAGCGTATCCTGTGGGGCAAGCTAATAAACTGCGGCCAAACCTGCATTGCCCCCGACTACATCCTCTGCTCGAAGGAGATGCAGGACAAGTTCGTGGCCGAAGCCAAGGACGTGCTCAAAGAGTGGTACGGCGATAACATTCAGAGCAGCCCCGACCTGAGCCGTGTCATCAACAGCGGCAATTTCCA GCGCCTGCTTGGGCTAATGAAGTCGGGACGCATCGCTGTGGGCGGTAAGTACGATGCCAGCGAGCGTTACATTGAGCCCACAATCCTGGTCGATGTCAAGCCCCACGACCCCATTATGGAAGAGGAGATCTTCGGCCCTATCTTGCCCATCTATACCGTGGAGAGTGCCTACGATGCAATCAAGTTCATCAATGCCAG AGAGAAACCTCTTGTAATTTACGTGTTCTCAAACTCAAACAAGCTAGTTAAAGAGTTCAAGAGCAATACCACAAGCGGCGGATTCTGCAGCAACGAAACTATTATGCATTGTGGAG TTGATGTGCTGCCCTTCGGGGGCGTTGGCATGAGCGGCATGGGCTCCTACCACGGAAAGTACGGCTTTGATACCTTTACACACAAGAAGTCGTGTCTGGGCAAAGATCTGTCGGCGTTCGGTGAGAAGTTGGCCTC AGCTCGCTATCCCCCGTACTCAGATCGCAAGGGATCGTTCCTGTCGTTCCTGCTGCGCAAGCGCCGACCTCTGCCCAATTTCTATCTGACGCATGTGCTGGCCATCGGCCTGGGCGTAGGTCTGACAGTGCTGGCCAACTATTACCTACAGGTAAGAAAG GGTAAGCTGTTGTCGCGTTAG